From one Halosimplex rubrum genomic stretch:
- the larC gene encoding nickel pincer cofactor biosynthesis protein LarC — protein sequence MRTLAFDGRMGASGDMLLGALVAAGADPAVLDPVEEALPVRYEVRAVTKNGIAATALDVRHAEAGDERDDDSHDHEGGDDHGHDHEGGDDHGHDHGGDGHSHDHEGGDDHGHDHGGDGHEHGHAEGAGPNRTYAEVVDLVESMGLPDGVERDALAVFELLGEAEASVHGTDIDETHFHEVGADDAIADVVGVALLVDDLDVERLVTTPLAAGSGEVSMSHGTYPVPAPAVVELAERADWSLKGGPVERELLTPTGAALLAHYADGVDALPDLDVSASGYGAGGYDLAEYPNVLRAIVGESRGGLSRDAITVLETNLDDATPEVLGGLQASLADAGARDVSILPATMKKSRPGHLVKVVTKPEDAQRVARRLAEETGTLGVREHGAGHRWIADREVRTVEVAIDGGTHEVAVKVGSDDGGAVFDVSAEYDDAAAVAEETGLPVREVARRAEAAARE from the coding sequence ATGCGAACCCTCGCGTTCGACGGTCGGATGGGTGCCAGCGGCGACATGCTCCTCGGCGCGCTCGTGGCGGCCGGCGCCGACCCGGCGGTGCTGGACCCCGTCGAAGAGGCCCTGCCCGTCCGCTACGAGGTCCGGGCGGTCACGAAGAACGGTATCGCCGCCACCGCCCTCGACGTGCGCCACGCCGAAGCGGGCGACGAGCGCGACGACGATAGCCACGACCACGAGGGGGGCGATGACCACGGCCACGACCACGAGGGGGGCGATGACCACGGCCACGACCACGGAGGCGACGGCCACAGCCACGACCACGAGGGGGGCGATGACCACGGCCACGACCACGGAGGCGACGGCCACGAACACGGTCACGCCGAGGGCGCGGGGCCGAACCGGACGTACGCCGAGGTGGTCGACCTCGTCGAGTCGATGGGGCTCCCCGACGGCGTCGAACGGGACGCGCTCGCAGTCTTCGAACTACTCGGCGAGGCGGAGGCGAGCGTCCACGGCACCGATATCGACGAGACGCACTTCCACGAGGTCGGCGCCGACGACGCCATCGCGGACGTGGTCGGCGTCGCGCTCCTCGTCGACGACCTCGATGTCGAGCGCCTGGTGACGACGCCGCTGGCGGCCGGGAGCGGCGAGGTGTCGATGAGCCACGGCACCTACCCGGTCCCGGCCCCGGCGGTCGTCGAACTCGCCGAGCGCGCCGACTGGTCGCTGAAAGGCGGTCCGGTCGAACGGGAACTCCTGACGCCCACGGGTGCGGCGCTGCTGGCCCACTACGCCGACGGCGTGGACGCGCTCCCGGATCTGGACGTGTCGGCGTCGGGCTACGGCGCCGGCGGCTACGACCTCGCCGAGTACCCCAACGTCCTCCGGGCCATCGTCGGCGAGTCCCGGGGCGGCCTCTCCCGGGACGCCATCACGGTGCTGGAGACGAACCTCGACGACGCGACGCCCGAGGTGCTGGGCGGGCTCCAGGCGTCGCTCGCCGACGCGGGCGCGCGGGACGTGTCCATCCTTCCGGCGACGATGAAGAAATCACGGCCGGGCCACCTCGTCAAGGTCGTCACCAAGCCGGAGGACGCCCAGCGGGTCGCGCGACGGCTGGCCGAAGAGACCGGGACGCTGGGCGTCCGCGAACACGGGGCCGGTCACCGCTGGATCGCCGACCGCGAGGTCCGAACCGTCGAAGTCGCGATCGACGGCGGAACACACGAGGTGGCGGTCAAGGTCGGGAGCGACGACGGGGGGGCGGTGTTCGACGTGAGCGCCGAGTACGACGACGCGGCGGCGGTCGCCGAGGAGACCGGACTCCCCGTTCGCGAGGTCGCCCGCCGCGCGGAGGCGGCCGCGCGAGAATGA
- a CDS encoding CDC48 family AAA ATPase — translation MNEVQLEVAKAYPNDSGRGIARLDPDTLLHLKLSPGDIIEIEGSEVTAAKVWRADRQDWNTDTVRIDGFTRQNADVGIGERVEIRKADAEKADKLVLAPPEEASVQFGSDAAGMVKRQILKRPVVERDIVPVMSSTNHPFMRSPGQAIPLIAVETEPEGVCLITEDTEVELREEPISGFEKTGGGITYEDIGGLQSEIQRVREMVELPMKHPQIFKKLGIEPPQGVLLHGPPGTGKTLLAKAVANETSASFFSIAGPEIISKYYGESEQQLREIFEDASEESPSIIFIDELDSIAPKREDVTGEVERRVVAQLLTMMDGLESRGQVIVIAATNRVDSVDPALRRPGRFDREIEIGVPDEVGREEILQIHTRGMPLSDDVTLGRLADETHGFVGADIESLTKEAAMKALRRYLPEIDLDEEDIPPSLIDRMIIKREDFRGALNEVSPSAMREVLVELPKVSWDDVGGLEEAKGKVQESVEWPLNKPEKFQRMGIDPPSGVLLYGPPGTGKTLMAKAVANETDANFISVRGPQLLSKWVGESEKAIRQTFRKAKQVAPTVIFFDELDSLAPGRGGDVGSNVSERVVNQLLTELDGLEDMEDVMVIGATNRPDMIDPALIRSGRFDRLVMIGEPDVEGREQILRIHTEDQPLSADVSLREMAEITEGFVGSDLESIGREAAIEALREDDDAEIVDMRHFRQAMENVRPTITDDIRDYYEQMEEEFKSGGQSRQGPRSGGRIGFQ, via the coding sequence ATGAACGAAGTGCAACTAGAAGTGGCGAAAGCGTACCCGAACGACTCGGGGCGCGGCATCGCCCGGCTGGATCCCGACACGCTCCTCCACCTCAAGCTCTCTCCCGGCGACATCATCGAGATCGAGGGCAGCGAGGTGACCGCCGCGAAGGTCTGGCGCGCGGACCGCCAGGACTGGAACACCGACACCGTCCGCATCGACGGCTTCACGCGACAGAACGCCGATGTCGGCATCGGCGAGCGCGTCGAGATCCGCAAGGCCGACGCCGAGAAGGCCGACAAGCTCGTCCTCGCGCCGCCCGAGGAAGCGAGCGTGCAGTTCGGCTCCGACGCCGCCGGCATGGTCAAGCGGCAGATCCTCAAGCGGCCGGTCGTCGAGCGCGACATCGTCCCGGTGATGTCCTCGACGAACCACCCGTTCATGCGCTCGCCCGGCCAGGCGATCCCGCTGATCGCCGTCGAGACCGAACCGGAGGGCGTCTGTCTCATCACCGAGGACACCGAGGTCGAGCTCCGCGAGGAACCCATCTCCGGCTTCGAGAAGACCGGCGGCGGGATCACCTACGAGGACATCGGCGGTCTCCAGTCGGAGATCCAGCGCGTCCGGGAGATGGTCGAACTCCCGATGAAACACCCCCAGATATTCAAGAAACTCGGGATCGAGCCGCCCCAGGGGGTCCTGCTGCACGGCCCGCCCGGCACCGGGAAGACGCTGCTGGCCAAGGCCGTCGCCAACGAGACCTCCGCGAGTTTCTTCTCTATCGCCGGTCCGGAGATCATCTCCAAGTACTACGGGGAATCGGAACAGCAGTTACGTGAGATCTTCGAGGACGCCAGCGAGGAATCCCCCTCTATCATCTTCATCGACGAGCTGGACTCCATCGCCCCCAAGCGCGAGGACGTGACCGGTGAGGTCGAACGCCGCGTCGTCGCCCAGCTGCTGACGATGATGGACGGCCTCGAGTCCCGGGGCCAGGTCATCGTCATCGCCGCCACGAACCGCGTCGATTCGGTCGACCCCGCGCTCCGTCGCCCGGGTCGGTTCGACCGCGAGATCGAGATCGGCGTCCCCGACGAGGTCGGTCGCGAGGAGATCCTCCAGATCCACACCCGCGGCATGCCGCTGTCGGACGACGTGACGCTCGGTCGGCTGGCCGACGAGACCCACGGCTTCGTCGGCGCCGACATCGAGAGCCTCACGAAGGAGGCCGCGATGAAGGCCCTGCGCCGGTACCTCCCCGAGATCGATCTGGACGAGGAGGACATCCCGCCGAGTCTCATCGACCGGATGATCATCAAGCGCGAGGACTTCCGCGGCGCCCTGAACGAGGTGAGTCCGAGCGCGATGCGGGAGGTCCTCGTCGAGTTGCCGAAGGTCTCCTGGGACGACGTCGGCGGCCTCGAAGAGGCCAAGGGCAAGGTCCAGGAGTCCGTCGAGTGGCCGCTGAACAAGCCCGAGAAGTTCCAGCGGATGGGCATCGACCCGCCGTCGGGCGTCCTGCTGTACGGCCCGCCCGGCACCGGGAAGACGCTGATGGCCAAGGCCGTCGCCAACGAGACCGACGCCAACTTCATCAGCGTGCGCGGCCCGCAACTGCTGTCGAAGTGGGTCGGCGAATCGGAGAAGGCCATCCGCCAGACGTTCCGCAAGGCGAAGCAGGTCGCCCCGACGGTGATCTTCTTCGACGAGCTGGACTCGCTGGCGCCCGGCCGCGGCGGCGACGTGGGCAGTAACGTCTCCGAACGGGTCGTCAACCAGCTGTTGACCGAACTCGACGGGCTGGAGGACATGGAGGACGTGATGGTCATCGGCGCGACCAACCGCCCGGACATGATCGACCCCGCGCTCATCCGCTCCGGTCGGTTCGACCGCCTCGTGATGATCGGCGAGCCCGACGTCGAAGGTCGCGAGCAGATCCTCCGCATCCACACGGAGGACCAGCCGCTCAGCGCCGACGTGAGCCTCCGCGAGATGGCCGAGATAACCGAGGGGTTCGTCGGGTCCGACCTCGAATCCATCGGCCGGGAGGCCGCCATCGAGGCCCTGCGGGAGGACGACGACGCCGAAATCGTCGACATGCGTCACTTCCGCCAGGCCATGGAGAACGTTCGCCCCACGATCACCGACGACATCCGCGACTACTACGAGCAGATGGAAGAGGAGTTCAAGAGCGGCGGCCAGAGCCGACAGGGCCCCCGTTCGGGCGGTCGCATCGGCTTCCAGTAA
- a CDS encoding DUF6176 family protein: protein MTDVVMVKQRVKGDEVDRLKAWMAEVRDRSDEAEETLRDEGMLTESAFLEHTDDGPHLVYYMEAEDIDRVWDQYADSDHDIDEEHKAVMQEVLEDGRDVGEFESLYHLTSPER from the coding sequence ATGACCGATGTCGTGATGGTGAAACAGCGCGTGAAGGGAGACGAAGTCGACCGGCTGAAAGCGTGGATGGCCGAGGTTCGCGACCGGAGCGACGAGGCCGAGGAGACCCTCCGCGACGAAGGGATGCTGACCGAATCGGCGTTCCTCGAACACACGGACGACGGCCCGCATCTGGTCTACTACATGGAGGCGGAGGACATCGACCGCGTCTGGGACCAGTACGCGGACTCCGACCACGACATCGATGAAGAGCACAAAGCGGTCATGCAGGAAGTGCTCGAAGACGGTCGGGACGTGGGCGAGTTCGAGTCGCTGTATCACCTCACGAGTCCCGAGCGCTGA
- a CDS encoding DNA-directed RNA polymerase subunit epsilon, which produces MNGGRDRADHGLRTSSEPVDPRAERDVSTRPGDGSLGRVEAVKDEAFRRWDVTTPSATLIGRAENPDEDVSENLRRLHDEQHPAMAGHAERMHRLEKARITHAFCNRLALTPWERDRALGIMTDLDLTVFGSQRAIQKVALVVIQHVVDDERQRILGLQDQEWIAEQPPESLADLHERFDSIKEDPRYRTLMDLVGLDVTSVNRLHRTLQDQLDEQDLRGAVFGRNPHRDPSLPQIRDRDPTDVPRSDGDPTAE; this is translated from the coding sequence ATGAACGGGGGACGCGACAGGGCCGACCACGGACTTCGGACCAGTAGCGAGCCGGTCGACCCGCGCGCGGAACGGGACGTGAGCACGCGACCGGGCGACGGGTCGCTCGGGCGAGTCGAGGCGGTCAAAGACGAGGCCTTTCGGCGCTGGGACGTGACGACGCCGAGCGCGACGCTCATCGGCCGGGCCGAGAACCCCGACGAGGACGTGAGCGAGAACCTCCGGCGGCTCCACGACGAGCAACACCCGGCGATGGCCGGCCACGCCGAGCGGATGCACCGCCTAGAGAAGGCCCGTATCACCCACGCCTTCTGCAACCGGCTGGCGCTGACGCCGTGGGAGCGCGACCGGGCGCTGGGCATCATGACGGATCTGGACCTGACGGTGTTCGGCAGCCAGCGCGCGATCCAGAAGGTCGCGCTGGTCGTGATCCAGCACGTCGTCGACGACGAGCGCCAGCGCATCCTCGGGCTGCAGGACCAGGAGTGGATCGCCGAGCAACCGCCCGAATCGCTGGCGGATCTCCACGAGCGGTTCGACTCGATCAAGGAGGACCCCCGGTACCGGACGCTGATGGACCTGGTCGGGCTGGACGTGACGAGCGTCAACCGGTTGCACCGGACGCTACAGGACCAGCTGGACGAGCAGGACCTGCGCGGGGCGGTCTTCGGGCGCAACCCGCACCGGGACCCGAGTCTGCCGCAGATCCGCGACCGCGACCCCACCGACGTGCCGCGGTCCGACGGCGACCCGACGGCGGAGTGA
- a CDS encoding DUF7557 family protein: MTTTIEIDDDLAERMEGHLEEDESLAELVEELVNVYEAEGAFLQEGYSE; this comes from the coding sequence ATGACCACCACAATCGAGATCGACGACGACCTCGCCGAGCGGATGGAGGGGCACCTCGAGGAGGACGAATCGCTCGCCGAACTGGTCGAGGAGCTGGTCAACGTGTACGAGGCGGAGGGCGCGTTCCTCCAGGAAGGCTACTCGGAGTAG
- a CDS encoding CBS domain-containing protein — protein MDIADIATSEYVTVDVDERLGKVRSKFERENPKGLIVTDDGEYAGIVTQKQLVQSHIEDNTKASAMMQPAPKVERTDDVREVARVLVEGGTKVAPVFEADRLWGIVTEDAILEAVLENLDALSVVDIYTDDVVTVTEDTNVGQAINLLREHGISRLPVLDEDGNLSGMVTRHDIVDIVVRDMDKATRGERAGDIERVLDLPVYDEMSSPVATTTLDESVRDAVERMLDNDYAGLVVTPEGDDSVVEGILTKTDVLRALTFTEEQHMDVQITNIKLLDTISREDIRQRIERVADKYGDMQVQHCHVRFHEHKEKLRGTPLIRSQIRLRTNKGQAAGSGEGYGADSAFGVALDKLERNVLELKDVQADEEYRGQLLRKLGEL, from the coding sequence ATGGATATTGCTGATATTGCCACCAGCGAGTACGTCACGGTCGACGTGGACGAGCGCTTGGGCAAAGTCCGGTCGAAGTTCGAGCGAGAGAACCCCAAGGGCCTGATCGTCACCGACGACGGCGAGTACGCTGGGATCGTCACGCAGAAACAGTTGGTGCAGTCTCACATCGAAGACAACACGAAGGCCAGCGCGATGATGCAGCCGGCGCCCAAGGTCGAGCGCACCGACGACGTGCGCGAGGTCGCCCGCGTCCTCGTCGAGGGCGGGACCAAGGTCGCCCCCGTCTTCGAGGCCGACCGCCTCTGGGGGATCGTCACCGAGGACGCGATCCTCGAGGCGGTCCTCGAGAACCTCGACGCCCTCTCGGTCGTCGACATCTACACGGACGACGTCGTCACCGTCACCGAGGACACCAACGTCGGCCAGGCGATCAACCTCCTCCGCGAACACGGGATCTCCCGGCTCCCCGTGCTCGACGAGGACGGCAACCTCTCGGGGATGGTCACCCGCCACGACATCGTCGACATCGTCGTCCGCGACATGGACAAGGCCACCCGCGGCGAGCGCGCCGGCGACATCGAGCGCGTGCTCGACCTGCCCGTCTACGACGAGATGTCCAGCCCGGTCGCCACGACGACCCTCGACGAGTCCGTCCGCGACGCCGTCGAGCGCATGCTCGACAACGACTACGCCGGGCTCGTGGTCACGCCCGAGGGCGACGACAGCGTCGTCGAGGGCATCCTCACCAAGACCGACGTGCTCCGCGCGCTGACGTTCACCGAGGAGCAGCACATGGATGTCCAGATCACGAACATCAAGCTCCTCGATACGATCAGTCGCGAGGACATCCGCCAGCGCATCGAGCGCGTCGCCGACAAGTACGGGGACATGCAGGTCCAGCACTGCCACGTCCGCTTCCACGAGCACAAGGAGAAGCTCCGCGGGACGCCCCTGATCCGCTCGCAGATCCGCCTGCGCACCAACAAGGGCCAGGCCGCCGGCTCCGGCGAGGGCTACGGCGCCGACTCCGCGTTCGGCGTCGCCCTCGACAAGCTCGAACGCAACGTCCTCGAACTCAAGGACGTCCAGGCCGACGAGGAGTACCGCGGCCAGCTGCTCCGCAAGCTCGGCGAACTGTAA
- a CDS encoding HTH domain-containing protein: MTGTQPRIELYVRSLLPDGAHNRQEAVIDRLDRLDAEDEIEGYSVIVWGKQIARDSAGARTEEGEYILNRVAEFKQWALSNNVSLESFYQKHDVANDATDEPRSAIVLPVMGLAEYEGEELRHVAPCTAGDEVHTIMDRLDRLERGEPAAVESSADVSILSD, from the coding sequence ATGACGGGGACACAGCCGCGGATCGAACTCTACGTCCGGTCGCTGCTGCCGGACGGCGCGCACAACCGACAGGAGGCGGTCATCGACCGGCTCGACCGCCTCGACGCCGAGGACGAGATCGAGGGGTACTCGGTCATCGTCTGGGGCAAACAGATCGCCCGCGACTCGGCGGGCGCCCGCACCGAGGAGGGCGAGTACATCCTCAATCGCGTCGCGGAGTTCAAGCAGTGGGCGCTGTCGAACAACGTCTCGCTGGAGTCGTTCTACCAGAAACACGACGTGGCGAACGACGCGACCGACGAGCCGCGCTCCGCCATCGTCCTCCCCGTGATGGGCCTGGCCGAGTACGAGGGCGAGGAACTGCGCCACGTCGCCCCCTGCACCGCGGGCGACGAGGTCCACACCATCATGGACCGCCTCGACCGCCTCGAACGCGGCGAACCGGCCGCCGTCGAGAGCTCCGCCGACGTATCTATCCTCTCGGACTGA